The following are from one region of the Salicibibacter kimchii genome:
- the recR gene encoding recombination mediator RecR — MQYPAPISKLIDGFMKLPGIGPKTASRLAFYVLNMKEDDVLDFAKALVNAKRDLTHCSSCYYITDQDPCVICDDSHRDRSVICVVEDSKDVMAMEKMQEYNGLYHVLHGAISPMDGVGPEDIHIPELIKRLQDDTVQEVMLASNPSIEGEATAMYLSRMIKPTGIRVTRLAHGLPVGGDLEYADEVTLSRAVEGRRDL; from the coding sequence GTGCAATATCCTGCTCCGATATCAAAACTGATCGACGGCTTCATGAAATTGCCGGGTATTGGCCCGAAAACCGCGAGCCGTCTCGCTTTTTACGTACTCAATATGAAGGAGGACGATGTGCTTGATTTCGCAAAAGCCCTCGTTAATGCGAAACGCGATTTGACGCATTGTTCTTCTTGTTATTATATCACGGATCAAGATCCGTGCGTGATCTGTGACGATAGCCATCGTGATCGTTCCGTCATTTGTGTCGTCGAAGATTCCAAGGATGTCATGGCGATGGAGAAAATGCAGGAATACAACGGACTGTATCATGTGTTGCACGGTGCCATTTCTCCGATGGATGGGGTTGGCCCCGAAGATATTCATATCCCGGAGTTAATCAAACGGTTGCAAGATGATACCGTCCAGGAAGTGATGCTCGCTTCAAACCCTTCCATTGAAGGGGAAGCCACGGCTATGTACCTCTCCCGGATGATCAAGCCGACGGGCATACGTGTCACACGCCTCGCCCATGGGCTTCCGGTCGGCGGGGATTTGGAGTATGCTGACGAAGTCACGCTTTCCCGTGCAGTGGAAGGAAGGCGTGACCTGTAA
- a CDS encoding YaaL family protein: protein MAKKQKIRKRAEACLYDLINRQKQKCSRQKRLLERSIDPSEDVWIQSKMEEAKYRFLLREARQLKKRTKE from the coding sequence ATGGCAAAAAAACAAAAAATAAGAAAAAGAGCAGAAGCCTGTCTTTATGATCTTATTAACCGCCAAAAACAAAAGTGTTCCCGCCAGAAACGTTTATTGGAAAGAAGCATCGACCCGAGTGAGGATGTATGGATCCAATCGAAAATGGAAGAGGCGAAGTATCGTTTTTTATTGCGGGAAGCTCGCCAGTTAAAAAAACGCACGAAAGAATAA
- a CDS encoding pro-sigmaK processing inhibitor BofA family protein: MDPVLIVAAIGLGIFILMFLGVPLKSFKWVGNGVVRVMIGALALFLINVFGNFMGLHLPINLFTSAVTGILGVPGVLMLFAVHFLVLPGTM; this comes from the coding sequence GTGGATCCGGTTCTCATTGTGGCAGCGATTGGCCTTGGTATTTTTATATTGATGTTTCTTGGCGTTCCTTTGAAGTCGTTTAAATGGGTGGGGAATGGTGTTGTTCGGGTGATGATAGGTGCCCTTGCGCTGTTTTTAATTAACGTATTCGGCAACTTTATGGGATTGCATTTGCCGATTAACCTCTTCACTTCCGCGGTTACCGGAATTTTAGGGGTTCCCGGCGTCCTCATGTTGTTTGCCGTCCATTTCCTTGTACTGCCCGGAACAATGTAG